TATAGAAGACGAAGAGATGCTGCTGGATGTAGAAAAGCAGTTGCGTAGGGTAGGTGCCTTTGACAATAACCGGGTGAACTTTAAAGGAGAGCGCCAGCTTTATAAATCACTTGCGCAAAGTCCTAATAAGCTTAAAAGTATTTGCGAGATTATAGATTTTGAATCCCAAGGAATGGGTGAAGATCTACGTGCAGTAATCCTCACGGATTATGTACGCAAGGAATTCTTAGAAAGCGTAAACGATGATCTGGCAGATGTAAATAAACTTGGTGTTGTTCCAATTTTTCATCACCTGCGACATTCACTATCAAAAAAAACTGAAGATTTACACGGAGTAAGCAAATTAGAAAAACTAGCTGTTCTCACGGGTACACTTGTTATTGTGCATAAACGCTTAGAAAGCGAAATCATCAAAGTACTTTCTAATGATGATTATACCATTACACCTCTTGATGGAACGGAGTTTATCATTGTAAAAACAAAGGAACGAGCAAAGAGCATTATTGTGAGTGTAATTACTCAGTTATTTACAGATGGTCACATACAAATTCTGGTAGGCACCGCTGCCTTGCTAGGAGAAGGATGGGATGCTCCCGCTATTAATACATTGGTACTTGGTTCCTACGTGAGTTCTTTTGTGATGTCTAACCAGATGCGCGGTCGTGCGATACGCGTGCAATCTGGTAATCCAGATAAAGTAGCTTCTATCTGGCACCTTGCGTGTATAGATCCTACCATTGATGGTGGTGGTGAAGATGTGGCAAAACTTGTAAAACGTTTTGACGCCTTTTGCGGAGTCTCTCTAGAAAATGATCCTTTTATAGAAAATGGCGCCGACCGGTTTGCACTGCCTACAACCACAATCAACAAGGAGACGATTAATGAAAAAATGCTCCAGCTAGCAGTAAACAGAAGCCATATTAAAGAGCGCTGGAATAAAGCTATAGGGACTGGAAAGCTACTTGTGCGAGAACTAAAGTTTGATTTTAGCCCAAGTAGCAAGAAGAAAGAAGCCGAAACGCAAAAGGTCTATTACAAAGATGCTGTAAAATATAGTTTCTTGCAGCTAGGAGCTGTTATTACTATGACCATTCCAGAGGTGATAATTAATAATGTAGGAAGCTATTTTTCTAAAGGAATGCTGTTTTTTATATATGCCACCTTAGGTTCTATTGTGCTCGTACTGGCGCCCAAAACATATAAGGCTATCGTGAAGTACCTTAAATTTGGTCGTATCGATAAGCAAGTGTATAAAATGGGGCAAGTAGTATTAAAGTCACTGCGTGAGCAATTATTAATCACCACCCAACTACAGCAAATGAAGCTCGGCGTAGAGTATTTACCTAATGGGGAGATTGCTTGTTTTCTCACAGGCGCCACCGCAAAGGAGGAAATACTTTTTGTAACCTGCCTGCAAGAACTTCTAGAACCCGTATATAATGCACGCTATATGATTGAGCAGTCCGGTTGGTTTCAAGAGAAATTTGGACTTGCAAATTACTACAGCGTCCCGTCTATATTTACAGCCAGTAAGAAAGATGCTGCCTTGTTTTTCAAGTACTGGGAGATTTTTGTGAGTGATGACGCACGACTGACTTTTACAAGAACACGAGACGGCAGGAAGCAATTACTTAAAGCACGTTTTCATTACTTGAATACCGAGAATGGTCTTAAGACCAAGACTTGTGCTATCTGGAGGTAAGAGGTTTTTCGCTTTCGCGAAAAAGTGAAGATTCATTGGTCATAAGTCACACACGGTAATTTATGACCAATAAGTAGTTTCGGTGTTTAAGAAACCCACTCCTTCGGCTCCTGCAACACTTTAATTAATCGTTCTTCCTCGCTTCCTGGTGCTGGGTGGTGATCATATTTCCACTGTACTACGGGTGGTAGGCTCATTAAGATACTTTCAATACGGCCATTTGTTTTTAGACCAAAAAGGGTTCCTTTATCGTGTACGAGGTTAAATTCTACGTAACGACCACGGCGTACTTCTTGCCAGTCTTTTTGTTCTTTCGCAAAAGCGGTGTCTTTTCTACGCTCCACAATAGGGACATACGCCTCTAAGAAACTGTCGCCCACAGTGGTTACAAAATTGTACCAGTCTTGCATAGAACGCTCTTCGGTAGCTTTGCAATAATCAAAAAACAAGCCTCCTATACCGCGACCTTCATTACGGTGTGCGTTGTAAAAATACTCATCACAACGTGCTTTATATTTAGGATAAAAGTCTGCATCATGTTTATCGCAAGCAGTTTTGCACGTCTGGTGAAAATGAGTAGCATCTTCATCAAAAAGGTAATAAGGAGTGAGGTCTTGCCCTCCACCAAACCATTGGTCTACAATGTTTCCTTCTTTATCATACATCTCAAAGTAACGCCAGTTTGCGTGTACCGTAGGCACCATTGGGCTTGTAGGGTGCAAGACCAGTGATAGGCCGCAGGCAAAGAAATTTGCATCTTCTACGCCAAAATATTGTTGCATCGCCTTCGGAAGTTCGCCGTGAACTTGTGAAGTGTTTACACCGCCTTTTTCGAAGATATTGCCGTTTTCAATGACGCGCGTGCGACCACCACCACCTTCTGGACGTTTCCAGTTATCTTCTTGAAAGCTGGCCTTACCATCTAGTTGCTCTAGTGTGGCAGTAATTAGATCTTGAAGATTTAGTATGTAGTTTACAAATTGATCTTTCATTATATGTTTTTTTAGGTGGTGACCTATGCAGTCAGGCTAGTGTGATGGTCCTTGTCAAGCAATTTTATGGTTTGCACCGTTGCTGCAGTTACAGATATGGGTAAAACGAGTATAATTCCCACAAGTGGGATGATAAGAAACAGCATAAATACAATACCGTTACCTATGGCTTGACCCTTGTTTCTTTTTATAAAATCTACGCTTTCTCTATACTTAAAATGACGTTCTAGTGTATAGTCCATATTACCAAAACCTGCGTAGTAAGCTTGTGTAAGAAATAGTAAAATAGTGGCAGCAATACTTCCTATAATTGGGATAAAATTGAGCAGTAAGATAGGTAGCGTGATAAGCAATTCTAGTCCCAAGTTACGCACGTTTATGCGTATACCTCGTATAAGTTGTTCAGTATTTGAGGTGTCTCTGTGGGTGTGATTTTCTCCTTTAAGGTGAGCCTCTATTTTTTCTGAAACTGGGCTCATAAATGGCGCACTTAGTGCCATAATAATGTGCTTATATAAAATAAGACCTATGGCAATGATAAGCAGTGCACTCACAATCTCTGCAAAAATAAAAAAGGCGTGTCTTCCCGTTTCCCAGGGCCAGATTTGCTCTACCCAGTGCCCTATATTATCAGAAAAGCCCCAGGCAGATGCCGCAATCATCGAGGCAGTAATAAGACTGATAACCATGGGGATGGCAAAATACTTCCAAAGCCCCAACTTTGAGATTAACCCAAAAGACGATTTATACGTTTGTAGTCCGTTTAAGATGCCTTTTATCATATTATACTGCTATATCTTCTTTGAGAATTTCTCTGTCTTCCTTTGTGATTCCTTTTGACCAAATGGCGAGGCCAAAGGTAAGTACACCTAGTCGACCTATAAACATAAGGATTATGATAATAATCTTACCTATACTGCTTAAATCTCCAGTAATCCCAGTACTCACACCCACAGTACCAAGTGCAGAGGCAACTTCAAATAAAATATTTTCAAAATCAAAATCTTCTGAGAAGGTTAGTACAAACGTCCCTACAAAAATAAGTGTTGTATAAAATATAAAAGATGATGTTGCTACGTATAGTCGCTCATAAGGAATGCGTTTTCCTAAGAAGGTGATGTTTTTAGATCCTTTGAGTCGGCTTTGCATTATGGCAAATACGGCAGTAAGTGTGGTAATTTTCATACCTCCAGCCGTACCAGAAGGAGAGGCGCCTATGTACATCAAAAATATAGTTACTAGTAGCATAGGTAATATAAAAGTACCAAAGTCAACAGTATTAAAACCTACTGTAGTCATCGCGGTCATAGATTGAAAAAATGCAGCACTCACTCGAGCTGACCCACTCAAACTTGAGATGGACGGCTCTAAGAAGTAAAAAAACAGGTATCCAAAAGCTAGAAGTATAAGCGAACCTATTGTGACAATCTTTGTTGTAAAGCTAAGCGAGTGTGTTCTGTTTTTTATCCATAAGCCCACGTCTGTAATCACTATAAAACCTAGCGAACCGCAAATAGCGAGCATTGATATGGTAAAGTTTATGAGTCCATTATCTACGTAAGGTGTAAATCCACTATTAAAAAGACTAAAACCAGCGGTACAAAAAGCACTTATACTATGAAAAATAGATGACCAGATTGCCTCTCCCGTTCCCATACCATCTGACTTAAAAGCAATAAAGAATAATATGGCGCCTAGAACTTCCATTATTACCGTATACAGTACTACAGATTTTAAAAAGTCTTTGATACGTATAGTAACGGGTAATGTAAACTCTGTATTGAGAATACTTTTATGCCAGGGTGTTATTTTATGGGTAGTAGATAGCAGCATAAATGTAGTAAAGGTCAAGTAACCTATACCTCCCAGCTGGAAAAGTGCCATTATAACAAATTGTCCTCCTATGTTATATGAGTCAAAAATAGACATCGTAACCAGCCCCGTAGTACTCACTGCAGAGGTTGCAATAAAAAGATGATCTAATATTGAAGCACTCGTCTTTTGTAACCAAGGCAAGCTCAGGAGTAAAGTTCCTACTAAAACATACGTGAGAAAACCATAAAATAAATTTTGCTGTGGCGTCCAGCTCCTTTTAAGTGCGGTGTATCGTAAACTCAGCTTATTGTAGAATGTTCTCATAACTAGAAATTATAATCAAAAGTATTTGTTTTGCCCTCCATAGCCTGTTACATATGGTTAAATTATCACTCTAAGTGAACCAGTATCGTATCACAACGCTTGATTTCTTTTAGGCTAGTACGCTTTCGTGAAAGCGGAACCATCTCCAGCAGTTGTGTCACCAGTTGTTCTTCGTCTTGCCCGCAAAGGCTTGTGATAAGATCACGTCCCACACGGTTGTTATGTAAGTCCATCGCACGTTCTAAAGGTGCGTTAGGAGAAAAATCCTCGTGCCAGTCTGTAAAACGTTTTGTCCACGCTAGTGATCGCTGCAGCGGCAAGCCTCGTTGCACACTAAGGTGCACGATAAGCATATTCCACAAGGCGTGTCTAAAAGCATTTTCTGGGCCGTTGAGATGCTGCTTCTCGCCATACAAGTCATTGCAAATAGCAACCGTTTTGCGAGTCCCCTTAATGGTAGGAATCACAAATCTTGGATGGCGTGCACTGAGCCAAAAAAGGCTCCACAGCTGTTTAAAATCCATAGATTTGACAACAGCCCAGACGTTCATTATGCTTTATACTCTTTTACAGCTTCTATAAATGCACCTGCATTTTCTATAGGAATGTTAGGTAAGATACCGTGACCAAGATTTACAATGTACTTGTCTTTGCCAAATTCATTAATCATCTCGTGCACCATTCTCTTGATCTCGCTAGGAGGTGAGAATAATCGAGTAGGGTCAAAGTTACCTTGCAGCGTGATATTACCACCAGTAAGGTAGCGCGCGTTGCGTGCAGAGCACGTCCAATCTACGCCCAGTGCAGATGCTCCAGACTTTGCCATTTTATCAAGTGCAAACCAGCATCCTTTCCCAAAAGCAATTATTGGCGCCTCATCTTTAAGAGCGTCTATAATTTGCTGTATGTATTGCCAAGAGAATTCTTGATAATCTACCGGTGAAAGCATCCCTCCCCAGCTATCAAAAACCTGTACAGCATTTACACCTGCTTCCACCTTTTTCTTGAGGTAAGCAATGGTAGTATCTGTGATTTTTTGAAGTAAAGCGTGAGCTGCTAGCGGTTGTGTAAAACAAAATTCCTTTGCTTTGTCAAAGTTTTTTGACCCTTGACCTTGTACACAATAACATAGTATCGTCCACGGTGATCCTGCAAAACCTATAAGCGGAATCTCGTCATTGAGTTTTTCCTTAGTCATTTTAATGGCATCCATCACATAGCCTAGCGTCTCATCGATATCAGGAACAATTACTTGCTCCACATCCTTTGCAGATCGTATAGGGTTAGGTAACCACGGCCCTACATTAGGCTTCATTTCTACCTCAATATTCATTGCCTGAGGGATCACTAGAATATCAGAAAATAAAATGGCTGCATCCATCCCATAACGGCGTATAGGTTGTACAGTAATCTCACTCGCAAGCTCAGGAGTCTGGCAGCGTGTAAAGAAGTCATACTTTGCTTTAATTTCCATAAATTCTGGAAGGTATCTTCCAGCCTGACGCATCATCCATACTGGTGGGCGGTCTACAGTTTCTCCTTTAAGTGCTCTTAAAAATAGGTCGTTTTTTATGCTCATATCTCTAGGTCTGTTCGAGCGCAGTCGAGAACTTAATTGTACTCTTATAATGAACCTCTCGACTGCGCTCGAGGGAACAATTTTATGTTTTTCTAGATAGTTAAGTTCTAGATTCTTCTTTCAATGTTTTCACCGCCTTTGCAATCGTGCTTTCTATGCTTGTTGCATCAGATACGATTACTTTTTTAAAGTGCAATCTTGCCGTTGTGGCAGTGGTCTCACCTATGCAAAACGCTATACTGTCTATTGCTGGTGTGTTTTTGTTCGCTTTCGCGAAAGCGTTAACACCACTCGGACTAAAAAATAATATACCATCAAATGTACGGTCAAAAGACTGTGTTATTTGATGTGTTTCATAAACCACTACTTCTTTACACGCTACATTATTTTCTTTGAGTAATGTAGGTAACTCATCTCTGCGCTGTCTCCCGCAGAAGTAAGTGAACGATTCGATTTTATGGTTTTCGACTATAAAACGAGCCAATTCTTCTCCATTTTGCGCTGTTTTTGTCACTTTTATGCCATTTTCGACTAAAAGCGCTGTTGTTTTTTCGCCAACAGCAAAACAACTTTTTATACTTTCTAATTGCTCACTAGAAAGATTATTAAGTAAAGCGCGTGCTCCATTTTGACTAGTGATGATTACTTTTTTATGCTTTCGCGAAAGCGTAAAAGCAACCTCTTGTGTGCGTATCGCATCATATTCCACAAATTGTAAACCTGCATTGAGAAGTAGCTCTCGTTGGTTAGGCTTTAATTTTTTTGTGAATAGTACGGTCATTTTTTTAAATTACTCTTAATCTCCTTCATCAACTCTCGTCCGCCATCATCAAGAATATCAAGGGCACAATCTGTTCCAAAACCAACAGCATTTGCTTTTGAAACTACCTGCTCTACTTCAATTTTTGTGGCACCATCGAGAGAAAATAATACCCCTCTAAATCGTATGTCGTCACCTATTTCTTCTGCGAGAGCTCCTATAGGAGCGGTACAACCGCCTTCAAGAGTTTTTAAAAACTCACGTTCTATATAAGTGCACAAAGCTGTAGGCTTGTGGTTTAGTGTGGCGCATGCCTCTAGACAAAACTGATCCTCTTCCATCGCGACAATGAGCATGGCTCCTTGTGCTGGTGCAGGAAGCATCCAGTCTAGTACTTCGTAATTTTCTGGAAGTACCTCAATACGTTCTAAGCCAGCTTTTGCAAATATGGCACCCGTCCAGTCACTATCTTCTAGTTTTTGAAGTCGTGTATTTACATTGCCACGTAAATCTGTAGTCTGATGGTTAGGGTATCTATTGAGCCATTGAGCCTGTCTTCTTAAACTTCCCGTAGCAATTGTGCAAGGTTGTTTGTAGTCTGGTGCTCCTTTATGTACAAGAATATCTTCGGTTGCAGCTCTTTTGAGAACTGCGGCTTGGACAATCCCTATAGGTAAGGCGGTTGGAACATCTTTCATGCTGTGTACAGCAATATCGACGGTGCCGTTAAGCATTGCAACATCTAGGGTTTTTGTAAAAATACCTGTGATTCCTAGCTCGTAGAGTGGCTTATCTAAGATAAGATCTCCAGTAGATTTTACCGGTACAAGTTCAGTTTTGTATCCGTTTGCTTCTAGTTGTGATTGCACGGTTTTAGCTTGCCAGAGTGCTAGTTCGCTATCTCGAGTACCAATTCGTATGGTTTTACTCATTGTCGTTTTCGAGTTGAAATATAGATTGTATAAGTGCTATACTTTGATCTGTAGATCCGTTTGCATTGCGTAAATGATGCGCAAACTGATTTGTAATTTTTTGAATAATCTTGTCACTCATAGCCGTTGCACTCGCCTCACTAAAATCTGGCGTTTTCTTACGTACATTTTCAATCTCTGCAGCTTGTACTTCTTGAAGTCTCACTTTGAGAGCTTTCATGGTAGGAGCAAACTTTCTAGTTTGTAACCACACATTAAACTCATCTGTAATTTCTGCAATGATTGCTTCTGCTTGAGGAATATAACCCTGGCGACGTTTTAAGGTCGCGTCTGTCATTTTTGATAATTGGTCTAAGTGGAGGAGCGTGACATTCTCAAGCTCTTCTACATCATTAGACACATTTTTAGGAATAGAGAGATCAAGAATAAGTAAAGGCTTTTTACTGTGTAGTAATTCTTTACTTATTGTAGGTTTCTGAGCACCTGTAGCAACTACAAGGATGTCCGTTTGTGCAATCTCACTTTGTATATCTGCATATTCCTTTACAAGTAAATTAAATTTACCTGCAATTTTTTCTGCCTTTTCTTTAGTTCTATTAATAAGCGTGATATGCTCATTTTTAGTATGCTTTACTAAATTCTCGCAAGTATTACGTCCTATTTTTCCAGTTCCAAAAAGAAGGATATTCTTGTCTGAAACATAGGGCACGCGAGCCATAATATATTGTACTGCGGCAAAGCTCACTGAGGTAGCACCACTTGAGATTTCTGTCTCGTTCTTAATACGTTTACTTGCTTGGATAACAGCATTTACTAATCGTTCCATAAATGGATTGATAAGCTGTAATTTTTTAGCACGCTTAAAACCAATTTTGAGTTGGCCAATGATTTCAAAGTCACCTAGAATCTGACTATCAAGGCCAGTCCCTACTTTAAAGAGATGAGCAATCGCATCATCGCCTTTGTGTAAATATGCTACGTCTAGAAACTCTTCTATGGTTCCGTGGGTGTGCTCGCAGAGAATTTTAACGAGCGTCATTGCGTCTGGCGCAAAGCCGTATAACTCTGTTCTATTGCAGGTAGAAATAACAGTAAGAGCAGTTACTCCTTCATTTTTGGCACCTTTTAGAATTGCCTCTTGAGCAGTTTCAGATATTGCAAAATGACCGCGCGTAGTTGCGTCGGCTTTTTTGTAACTAATACCTATGGCGTAAAATCGTTGTCTTTTCAAAAGCAAATATTCATTTCCTCTGATACTATCAGGGACGCAAAAGTAATAGTCACTTTCTTAAAAAAATAACGCTAGCGGTATCATTTATATCGTACAAGGTGTAAAATGAACGATAGAAGGCGTAATTTTACATGAAGCACAGTGTTTACGGTAAAGTACACGCACTTGCTATTTCATTTATTTAGAGTGATTCTAAATAAAAAAATAACTTTTGTTATGGATGTATCACAAAAAAACAACGCTGAAAGCCTAACTAATGAAACTCTCATAGAAGATGGCTTTTTTATATTAAGATTTGATAACGAATCTGCTCAAAAACAGCAAGTTGAGCGTACGGTAAATAGTAGTTACATTCAGTTTCACTTTTGCTTAAAAGGTGCAGCTATTTTTAATTTTAATGATGGCGCTTATCAACTACCTATACAAGAAGAAAACTCACTATTACTCTATAATCCTCAGCGAGATTTACCTATGAATTTAGAGCTAGCACCAGAAACTTGGGTCGTTACACTCTTAATGTCTATTAAAAAGTTTCACAACTTATTTTCAAATGAGGCGAGTTTCATTCACTTTTTGAGTGATGAAAATAAAGATCGTAAATACTATAAAGACGGTAGTATTTCTCCCAGTATGGCAATTGTGCTTAATCAGTTAATGAATTACAGTCTCCATCCTTCTATCCAGAAACTATATTTTAAGGGAAAGGCTTATGAGCTGCTTAGTCTATATTTTAATCGTCCAGCAGATGCAGATATTGAGCAATGTCCTTTCCTTGTAGATGAAGATAATGTGCAAAAAATAAAACGTGCTAAGCAAATTATCATTGCGAGAATGGACGCACCACCCACTCTAAGCGAACTATCAGATGAAATAGGCTTATCACTTAATAAACTTAAGGAAGGCTTCAAGCAGATTTATGGAGATTCTGTGTTTAGTTTTCTGTTTGACTATAAGATGGAAGTTGCGCGCCAGTTGCTGGAGACAGGCTCTCACAATGTGAACGAAGTAGGGCTAAAGGTAGGCTATAGCACAGCAAGTCACTTTATTACGGCATTCAAGAAGAAATTTGGTACTACGCCAAAGAAATATTTAATGAGCTTAGGGTAAAAGTTATCACGCTTTCGCGAAAGCATAAAAAAGACAATACCAGTATCATAAAGTCTTATAGATAACATGAGGATGATACGATTGATATACTGTATTTTTGTTAAGGAAAAACTGAGAATAAATGAACAAAGGAGTTTTAATGGTAAATCTGGGATCACCAGATAGTACAGATCCAAAAGACGTAAAAAAATATTTAGGCGAGTTCTTAATGGACGAACGCGTAATTGATGTTCCTTATGCAGCACGCGCATTGCTAGTAAAAGGAATCATATTAAATACACGTCCTAAGAAGAGTGCAGAGGCGTATAGTAAAATATGGTGGGATGAAGGATCACCGTTAATAGTCCTTACACAGCGGCTTCAGAAAAAAGTACAACAACATACAAAACTTCCTGTTGAGATTGCGATGCGCTATGGTTCTCTATCTATCAAAGAAGGGCTTCAGAAATTGCATGATCAAGGAGTAGATGAGGTAATGTTATTACCGCTTTACCCTCATTATGCCATGGCAACTACAGAAACAATTACCGTGCTTGCAGAGGAGCTAAGAGCTGAGTTTTTCCCGAAGATGAAAATAACTGATGTAAAACCATTTTACAAGGATGCAGATTACATCAAAGTATTAGGAGATTCAATTGCAGAGAGTCTTGAAGGTGTAGATTATGAGCATGTATTATTTTCATATCACGGGGTTCCTGAGCGCCACATACGTAAAAGCGATGTAACAAAGGTACACTGTAAGATTGACGGATCTTGCTGTATGTCTGAGTCTGCAGCACATGAATTTTGCTATAGGCACCAGTGCTATGAAACTACCCGAATGGTAGGAGAATATCTAGGATGGGAGCCTTTAAAGTTTTCAACTAGTTTCCAGTCTCGTTTAGGTTTTGATCCATGGTTACAACCTTATACAGACCGTACTGTAGAGCGTATGGGGAAAGAAGGATTTAAGAAAATGGCCATTGCTACACCAGCATTTGTTTCAGACTGCCTTGAGACGTTAGAAGAAATTGCGATGGAGGGTGAAGAGATTTTTCACGAAGCAGGAGGAAAGGATTTCCATACCATTCCTTGTATAAATGACCGAGATGACTGGGCTGCACTTATTGCCAAATGGGCAAATGAGTGGGCACTTGTAGAAAGTGGAAAAGCTATAGCTTAATAGAAGCTATAATCATGATTTAAAGAATAGAAAGTGAATTTTGCTTGATATAATTACCCTAACGGTTGTTCTGTAAGTGGTGATTTTTCGCCAAATTTCACTTTCTTTATTTCTTTTTGAGCTTCCTCAAGGGTATTAAAAACAGTGAGTTTGTACTTTGAGAAGTTTTGCTCAAACTGTACAATTTGTTTTGTAGCAATTTTTTCTGCAACTATAAACATTGCATTTATATCTGCATAATAAGGGCACTGTATATAAACAATAGGGTCAATTGTATAATCAATAGTCCTGTCAAATATGAATCCATATTTTAAACCGTTGTAGAAAGGGCGAGATTGCTCATGAAGAGCTATTGCTTTAGGAACATCTAGAACGATACCTTCATTCATTTTACAAATCACATAGGTTTTGTAAAACTCAATTATAGCAAAATTGAGATCTTTTTTTTGTAGTAAATCATCCATAGTTGCACTAGTTTGGGAGGTTTCAATGTATTGAAAAACATCAGTTTAAATAGGGATATCATGTAATTTAAGCATTATATATTTGATTAACTGATAACTACCGACTAAATAATATCTTAATTGTATCATAGCAACTAGTATTAAAACTCAAGATTAACTTGGCAAATAAAAATTCTACAGCATTAGGCACAGAGCCCATTTCAAAACTATTGGTTAAGCAAGCTGTTCCTGCATCTATAGGAATACTTGTAATGTCGCTTAATATGATTGTAGATACCATCTTTGTAGGGAGATGGATAGGCCCTCTGGCAATTTCCGCAATTACAGTAGTCATACCCGTTACCTTTTTTATAGCAGCCATAGGGCTAGCTGTAGGCATTGGAGGAAGTTCTGTACTGTCAAGAGCACTAGGATCTGGTGATGATGATAAGGCGCTACGTGTTTTTGGTAATCAGATCACACTTACCTTTCTAGTATCTGGGCTCCTAGCAGTCTTAGGGCTTGTATTTCAAGATTCGCTCATTGAATTTTTTGGAGCAGATGACACATTTAAAGATATGGCGCTCACCTATTATCGCATTGTACTTTATGGTATTGTGATGCTCGCAATGTGTATGATGGGTAACAATGTGATACGAGCAGAGGGTAAACCCAAATTTGCCATGTATGCCATGATTCTTCCCGCCATAGGTAATATAGGGATGGATTACGTACTCATAAATGTACTAGGTTATGGCATGGAAGGTGCCGCCTGGGCAACTTTCATTAGTTATGCTATATGCTTTGCATTTATCGTTTGGTTTTTCATTTTCAAGAGCGAATTAAGAATCGTAGCCGAATGTCTCAAACTTAAAAAGAAAGTTGTCTCAGAAATCTCAGGGCTTAGCGCAGTAACCCTTGCACGCCAGGGAGTGATATCTGTGCTTACTATTTTACTTAATAATGTCCTTATCAATTATGGAGACGCCCTAGATGTCGCAAGTTATGGGATTATAAGCAGGATGTTAATGTTTGCCCTGTTTCCCGTGATAGGAGTTACACAAGGTTTTATGCCTATTGCTAGTTATAATTATGGCGCAGACCAATAT
The genomic region above belongs to Dokdonia sp. Dokd-P16 and contains:
- the hemC gene encoding hydroxymethylbilane synthase — protein: MSKTIRIGTRDSELALWQAKTVQSQLEANGYKTELVPVKSTGDLILDKPLYELGITGIFTKTLDVAMLNGTVDIAVHSMKDVPTALPIGIVQAAVLKRAATEDILVHKGAPDYKQPCTIATGSLRRQAQWLNRYPNHQTTDLRGNVNTRLQKLEDSDWTGAIFAKAGLERIEVLPENYEVLDWMLPAPAQGAMLIVAMEEDQFCLEACATLNHKPTALCTYIEREFLKTLEGGCTAPIGALAEEIGDDIRFRGVLFSLDGATKIEVEQVVSKANAVGFGTDCALDILDDGGRELMKEIKSNLKK
- a CDS encoding helix-turn-helix transcriptional regulator, yielding MDVSQKNNAESLTNETLIEDGFFILRFDNESAQKQQVERTVNSSYIQFHFCLKGAAIFNFNDGAYQLPIQEENSLLLYNPQRDLPMNLELAPETWVVTLLMSIKKFHNLFSNEASFIHFLSDENKDRKYYKDGSISPSMAIVLNQLMNYSLHPSIQKLYFKGKAYELLSLYFNRPADADIEQCPFLVDEDNVQKIKRAKQIIIARMDAPPTLSELSDEIGLSLNKLKEGFKQIYGDSVFSFLFDYKMEVARQLLETGSHNVNEVGLKVGYSTASHFITAFKKKFGTTPKKYLMSLG
- a CDS encoding uroporphyrinogen-III synthase; this translates as MTVLFTKKLKPNQRELLLNAGLQFVEYDAIRTQEVAFTLSRKHKKVIITSQNGARALLNNLSSEQLESIKSCFAVGEKTTALLVENGIKVTKTAQNGEELARFIVENHKIESFTYFCGRQRRDELPTLLKENNVACKEVVVYETHQITQSFDRTFDGILFFSPSGVNAFAKANKNTPAIDSIAFCIGETTATTARLHFKKVIVSDATSIESTIAKAVKTLKEESRT
- the hemA gene encoding glutamyl-tRNA reductase; this encodes MLLKRQRFYAIGISYKKADATTRGHFAISETAQEAILKGAKNEGVTALTVISTCNRTELYGFAPDAMTLVKILCEHTHGTIEEFLDVAYLHKGDDAIAHLFKVGTGLDSQILGDFEIIGQLKIGFKRAKKLQLINPFMERLVNAVIQASKRIKNETEISSGATSVSFAAVQYIMARVPYVSDKNILLFGTGKIGRNTCENLVKHTKNEHITLINRTKEKAEKIAGKFNLLVKEYADIQSEIAQTDILVVATGAQKPTISKELLHSKKPLLILDLSIPKNVSNDVEELENVTLLHLDQLSKMTDATLKRRQGYIPQAEAIIAEITDEFNVWLQTRKFAPTMKALKVRLQEVQAAEIENVRKKTPDFSEASATAMSDKIIQKITNQFAHHLRNANGSTDQSIALIQSIFQLENDNE
- a CDS encoding MATE family efflux transporter, which gives rise to MANKNSTALGTEPISKLLVKQAVPASIGILVMSLNMIVDTIFVGRWIGPLAISAITVVIPVTFFIAAIGLAVGIGGSSVLSRALGSGDDDKALRVFGNQITLTFLVSGLLAVLGLVFQDSLIEFFGADDTFKDMALTYYRIVLYGIVMLAMCMMGNNVIRAEGKPKFAMYAMILPAIGNIGMDYVLINVLGYGMEGAAWATFISYAICFAFIVWFFIFKSELRIVAECLKLKKKVVSEISGLSAVTLARQGVISVLTILLNNVLINYGDALDVASYGIISRMLMFALFPVIGVTQGFMPIASYNYGADQYDRVRETIKTSIIYAGGLALAIFIIIMVVPDFFVSWFISDSHADAQAIADNNILMDRTPDALRWVFAATPVIVIQLIGAVYFQAIGKAVPALLLSLTKQGFFLIPLVLILPNYLGVFGVWIAFPIADVLSTVVTGYFLRRDVTKNLTVAKE
- the hemH gene encoding ferrochelatase, with product MNKGVLMVNLGSPDSTDPKDVKKYLGEFLMDERVIDVPYAARALLVKGIILNTRPKKSAEAYSKIWWDEGSPLIVLTQRLQKKVQQHTKLPVEIAMRYGSLSIKEGLQKLHDQGVDEVMLLPLYPHYAMATTETITVLAEELRAEFFPKMKITDVKPFYKDADYIKVLGDSIAESLEGVDYEHVLFSYHGVPERHIRKSDVTKVHCKIDGSCCMSESAAHEFCYRHQCYETTRMVGEYLGWEPLKFSTSFQSRLGFDPWLQPYTDRTVERMGKEGFKKMAIATPAFVSDCLETLEEIAMEGEEIFHEAGGKDFHTIPCINDRDDWAALIAKWANEWALVESGKAIA